In Trichoderma asperellum chromosome 1, complete sequence, a single window of DNA contains:
- the RPL19A gene encoding 60S ribosomal protein L19A (EggNog:ENOG41), with amino-acid sequence MPDRYHDIATKMLDEVFQNQIRLAFMIAIDLRHYAMLDHYSFQPSLSHSQSAKIWPSAREPTNFEQNCYEPLQKFWPRKPSPKTSSNLIAIEGRPSTPKLFKMVNLRTQKRLAASVIGCGKRKIWLDPSEQSEISNANSRQTIRKLVADGLIIRKPVTMHSRSRARELNLSRREGRHRGFGKRKGTADARMPTQVLWMRRLRVLRRLLVKYRASGKIDKHLYHELYHLSKGNTFKHKRALVEHIHRAKAEKQREKALKDEMDAKRAKTKAARERKLERVAAKRNALLADDE; translated from the exons ATGCCTGACCGCTACCATGATATTGCGACGAAAATGCTAGATGAAGTCTTCCAGAACCAAATCAGACTTGCTTTTATGATTGCTATAGACTTGCGAC ACTATGCAATGCTAGACCATTACTCATTCCAGCCCTCGCTTAGCCACTCTCAAAGTGCTAAAATTTGGCCTAGTGCACGTGAACCCACAAACTTTGAGCAGAACTGCTACGAGCCTCTCCAGAAATTCTGGCCTCGTAAACCCTCCCCCAAAACTTCATCCaacctcatcgccatcgaggGCCGGCCATCAACACCGAAGTTATTCAAGAT GGTCAACCTGCGAACTCAGAAGCGCCTTGCCGCGTCAGTCATTGGCTGCGGCAAGCGCAAGATTTGGCTTGATCCTAGCGAGCAGAGCGAGATCTCAAACGCCAACTCTCGCCAGACTATCCGAAAGCTCGTCGCCGATGGCCTCATTATCCGAAAGCCGGTGACCATGCACTCGCGATCCCGAGCTCGCGAGCTCAACCTCTCCCGAAGAGAAGGCCGACACCGTGGTTTCGGTAAGAGAAAGGGTACCGCCGACGCTCGTATGCCCACCCAGGTTCTCTGGATGCGCCGCCTTCGCGtcctccgccgccttctCGTCAAGTACCGTGCCAGCGGCAAGATCGACAAGCACCTCTACCACGAGCTCTACCACCTGAGCAAGGGTAACACATTCAAGCACAAGCGTGCTCTGGTGGAGCAC ATCCACCGtgccaaggccgagaagcagCGTGAGAAGGCGCTCAAggatgagatggatgctAAGCGtgccaagaccaaggccgCTCGTGAGCGCAAGTTGGAGAGAGTGGCGGCGAAGCGAAACGCCCTGCTGGCGGATGACGAGTAA
- the CBS2 gene encoding Cytochrome B translational activator protein cbs2, translated as MAAYLRSRAMPLGGLKRLATRPPSVTTASLITRRAKASLAQDGQQQLLSAHLEKADPAVFDIIEREKNRQKHFINLIPSENFTSQAVLDALGSVMQNKYSEGYPGARYYGGNEIIDQSERLCQQRALEAFSLDPKSWGVNVQALSGAPANLYVYSALMDTHDRLMGLDLPHGGHLSHGYQTPTKKISAVSKYFETLPYQLDERTGYIDYDNLEKLATIYRPKIIIAGTSAYSRLIDYQRIREICDKVNAYMVADMAHISGLVAAKVLPGPFPFADIVTTTSHKSLRGPRGALIFFRKGVRRQNPKTKEDEMYDLEGPINNSVFPGHQGGPHNHTITALAVALKQTQTPEFHAYQSQVLANAKAFAKRLGEEKGKGGLGYNLVSGGTDNHLVLVDLKPHGIDGSRVERVLELVGVAANKNTVPGDRSALVPGGLRMGTPAMTTRGFREDDFVRVADVVDRAVTIATRINKTVRAAAQERGEKSPGKLKLFVEHLGNGDRDPEIVQLRSEVADWVGTYPLPWDAAQ; from the exons ATGGCAGCTTATTTGCGAAGCAGGGCCATGCCTCTAGGCGGCTTGAAAAGGCTGGCAACAAGGCCGCCGTCTGTAACCACAGCATCTCTGATCACTCGACGAGCAAAAGCTTCACTGGCCCAagatggccagcagcag CTTCTTTCGGCGCACCTCGAGAAGGCCGACCCGGCTGTTTTTGATATCATTGAGCGA GAAAAAAACCGACAGAAGCACTTCATCAACTTGATTCCATCAGAGAACTTCACCTCCCAGGCTGTACTGGATGCGCTGGGCAGTGTCATGCAAA ACAAGTACTCGGAGGGCTACCCTGGCGCCCGGTACTATGGCGGCAATGAGATTATCGACCAGTCCGAGAGGCTATGCCAGCAGCGAGCACTGGAAGCATTCAGCTTAGATCCCAAGTCTTGGGGAGTCAATGTACAGG CTCTTTCTGGTGCCCCGGCAAACCTCTATGTGTATTCGGCACTTATGGATACTCATGACCGACTGATGGGCCTTGACTTGCCTCATGGTGGCCATCTTTCCCATGGCTACCAGACGCCGACCAAGAAGATATCTGCAGTGTCGAAGTATTTCGAAACTTTGCCTTACCAACTGGATGAGCGTACTGGCTATATCGATTACGATAACCTTGAAAAGCTGGCCACCATCTACCGACCCAAGATCATCATTGCCGGAACCAGTGCTTACAGCCGCTTGATTGATTACCAGCGCATACGCGAAATTTGTGACAAGGTCAACGCTTATATGGTAGCAGATATGGCGCATATCTCTGGTCTTGTTGCCGCCAAGGTGCTGCCAGGTCCATTCCCCTTCGCTGATATTGTCACCACCACTAGCCACAAGAGTCTCCGTGGTCCCCGAGGAGCCTTAATCTTCTTCCGTAAAGGTGTTCGAAGGCAGAACCCGAAGACCAAGGAGGACGAAATGTACGACCTTGAAGGTCCTATCAACAACTCCGTTTTCCCTGGCCATCAAGGTGGTCCCCACAACCATACCATAACCGCTCTTGCTGTTGCGTTGAAGCAGACACAGACACCGGAATTCCATGCCTACCAGTCCCAAGTTCTAGCAAATGCAAAGGCCTTCGCTAAGcgtcttggagaagagaagggaaaaggtgGCCTAGGATATAACCTTGTCAGTGGCGGTACCGACAACCACCTCGTTCTCGTTGACCTGAAGCCCCATGGCATTGACGGTAGCAGAGTAGAGCGCGTTCTGGAACTGGTTGGCGTTGCCGCGAACAAGAATACCGTGCCAGGTGACCGATCAGCCTTAGTACCCGGCGGTCTTCGTATGGGGACACCCGCTATGACAACTCGTGGCTTCCGTGAGGACGATTTTGTCCGTGTGGCAGATGTTGTTGACCGAGCCGTCACTATAGCGACTCGCATCAACAAGACTGTCCGAGCGGCGGCTCAAGAGCGAGGCGAAAAGTCGCCTGGTAAGCTCAAGCTCTTTGTAGAGCATCTAGGTAATGGAGATAGGGATCCGGAGATTGTGCAACTGAGAAGCGAAGTCGCGGATTGGGTAGGCACATACCCTCTCCCTTGGGACGCGGCTCAGTAG
- a CDS encoding uncharacterized protein (EggNog:ENOG41~TransMembrane:2 (o1373-1390i1730-1749o)), with amino-acid sequence MSEHAFSSDAAEDYTDLSLSAQALASASPAVRIAELQHLAEAVAKKSSDDEFASKALQLVFNTHPSYQDRESRLAAQRCLVSIVTRDDSFSTLEQLARCLRQESSKQGIATSSAFVLAEWCSILMQHLSEASWEKAGNEILLSYADVLEKCVGPSSRPTLAHSAIIVTRRGFRKLFSSPTLGPKNLNDSVTILTSKRSTPTAKYSIILGVIAGVAVRRPALLPTLQTLRSMYYEFYNREILGSRSTIPRHVAAGLSDFFSSCTVLDEFQNSVIPPLEKSLLRTPEVALDRVLPSLVKALPAEIDLSKVLTGKLLKLLLSNVKSTNSLIRAGVLASFQAIIAKCHDSDAIDQTIEEIGGPLKSGKLASADQRILHAEMLEAIPLSCPNAQKMTTLLAVVAGKEGNEVALAAETLTLCRAVNVLIDGNSEISQPVLGALLKGLADKKAAIRKIWLLRVGSILRAMDGSDPNATLFTFTEAVIPKFIDNFHEVVANPTLAAQSGTIVGAYILTAIYPVIRRWSSDSKTAQDLLKLSTTSHALASIQSFLLNSKIYNKIGGEEDYHWFRLALASVATGLDSNTQRDIVLAWAEAMIYIVAVTSVPSNVRQESARSLSSLYAQNPSMMANIIADGLWSLLTHSIKAGDKDSAAESRDLVRVLKSICISSKELETLGGSVSLERLEQQACSLLILCRTELIPRANWIDMCLRMGIDPGNLAQKYADPLLKEISERTSADQKIEIIRTAAYNAAAELAFVAPDTIIPRLIDLITHDLDPEPVKAIGPVDAAIFRTQEGVCFVDVLSKKGKEDIPNKNTKDYDIMKWEKELRAQLEEKKGPQRKLTAEETSKVNAQLKKEAQIRASVQSIEARLLRGVGIVHSLAVGPPTDATLWLGSAIKSLLVVMEAGASLIIGDAASKVYIDCSEKVSSRLGPIRPAIGIATLRLRNLSLPAIYGDEPLADLATRLLYRLRFAGEQRPFDAVSLIYIFPLLFYVLREGGVSDALDERDTQIVLAVEFISFHSITFADESIPRAELLGVLIHSMKSHAQHYKIIKDCFADVCRCIAPNITTNEMLVLAQGAVISQASVRTAVLQSISADIDMTELGYNNEIWLACHDDIEENQELGKEIWEESGYQLNAEVPKLMVPFLSSKDGQLRRAAARSLAKATQIYKETLMAVIPELESIYLEMAKPKVQLLDEFGMPKKMDLSDPWEARQGIATGFRELASVLDPTQAGQLLDFLIQSGPLADKNASVRTETLDAAIRIIEFQGNSIIDELMKKFEATLEQPDKNSDEVDRVNEAVVIMYGALARHLDAGDKKIPVVIERLLVTLSTPSEMVQYAIAECLPPLIKAYPSKLPDYVQQLMNELLNSKKYATQRGAAYGLAGLILGSGISTIKEFRIMSDLRGALENKKDSHQREAALLAFELLSSILGRLFEPYVIQIVPLLLSGFGDANADVRDACLAAAKACFGKLSSYGVKKIMPTLLEGLDDQQWRSKRGACDLLGAMAYLDPNQLATSLPDIIPPLTSVLNDSHKEVRAAANRSLKRFGDVINNPEVKSLVDVILKALSDPTKYTDEALESLIKVQFVHYLDAPSLALITRILQRGLGDRSNTKRKAAQVIGSLAHLTEKKDIVMHLPVLVSGLKIAAVDPVPTTRATASRALGSLVEKLGEDTLPNLIPELMQTLKSDTGAGDRLGSAQALSEVLAGLGTSRLEETLPTILQNVESSKPAVREGFMSLFIFLPVCFGNSFSAYLGRIVPPILAGLADDVESIRETALRAGRLLVKNFAIRAVDLLLPELERGLADDSYRIRLSSVELVGDLLFNLTGVKAGAEPGEEDDDNAKEASASLKEVLGEEKRDKILSTLYICRCDTAGAVRSAAISVWKALVHSPRTLKELVPTLTRLLIQRLGSSNMEHKVIASNALGELIRKAGDGVLASLLPTLETGLQTSTDTDAKQGICLALRELISSASPESLEDHEKTLISVVRTALIDSDADVREAAAEAFDSLQQIFGKRAVDQVLPFLLNLLRSENEAENALSALLTLLTDSTRSNIILPNLIPTLTTPPISAFDAKALASLSKVAGASMNRRLPNIIQSLMENEINCREDGLREELAASFDTVIQSIDEYDGLNTVMNVLLGLLKHEDHRRRAATAQHMGNFFSESSVDYSRYNQDIIRSLLNSFDDGDLDVVKTAWSALSVFTKKLKKEEMESLVLSTRQTLQRTGVAGANLRGFELPKGISAVLPIFLQGLINGTVEQRVQAALGISDIVDRTSEASLKPFVTQITGPLIRVVSERATEVKSAILLTLNGLLEKMPTALKPFLPQLQRTFAKSLADTSSEVLRTRAAKALGTLINYTPRIDPLITELVTGAKTTDPGVRTAMFKALYEVVSRAGANMGETSRSAVLSLIDADTDERDEAMIVTNAKLLGALIKNVSEDVAISLLRNRVITPQLTNSSVLALNSVLVESPDILLSSGLIDELPGLLCGGMGDKRTYIADNFILATGKFLLSSPPKSFDDTKQIFDALALIIQPGNATDSRRLALVTIRTLSRKNADLVRPHVSLLAPPIFASVRDPVIPVKLSAEAAFVELFSVADEESRIFDKYLGGPGNDLPPNTKRSMSDYFKRVAMRLGVQARERREAEGGQGSLGLSNDELEDEREIWSVGKVDFDGEAAV; translated from the exons ATGTCTGAACATGCTTTCAGCAGCGACGCTGCCGAAGACTATACCGACTTGTCTCTATCTGCCCAAGCTCTAGCGTCGGCGTCCCCCGCTGTGCGCATCGCCGAGCTGCAGCATTTGGCTGAGGCAGTGGCCAAGAAAT CGTCTGACGACGAATTCGCTTCCAAAGCTCTGCAACTGGTCTTCAACACTCATCCATCCTACCAGGATCGTGAATCTAGATTGGCAGCCCAAAGATGTCTAGTATCAATCGTCACGAGAGATGATAGCTTCTCAACACTGGAACAATTGGCAAGATGTTTGAGACAGGAATCTTCGAAGCAAGGAATTGCTACGTCCAGCGCCTTTGTTTTGGCCGAGTGGTGCAGCATTCTTATGCAACATTTGTCTGAAGCTTCGTGGGAAAAAGCTGGCAACGAGATTTTGCTTTCATATGCAGACGTCCTGGAAAAGTGTGTAGGGCCATCTTCAAGGCCCACGCTGGCACATTCAGCCATTATAGTAACCCGAAGAGGATTTCGGAAACTTTTTAGTTCGCCAACTTTGGGACCCAAGAATTTGAATGATTCTGTGACGATTCTGACCTCCAAACGCAGCACACCAACTGCGAAATATTCCATTATTCTGGGGGTCATTGCCGGGGTTGCTGTTCGCCGACCTGCGCTACTACCTACTCTGCAGACTCTCAGGTCCATGTACTACGAATTTTACAATCGGGAGATCTTGGGCTCTCGTTCTACGATACCAAGACATGTTGCCGCAGGGCTCAGCGATTTTTTCTCCAGCTGCACGGTACTGGACGAATTCCAGAACAGTGTTATCCCGCCTTTGGAGAAGAGTTTACTTCGTACCCCTGAAGTAGCCCTGGACCGCGTTCTTCCCAGCCTAGTGAAGGCTCTGCCCGCCGAAATCGATCTCTCAAAAGTGTTGACCGGCAAActtctgaagctgctgctctcgaaCGTTAAATCGACTAATAGTTTGATCCGCGCCGGGGTTCTCGCCTCCTTCCAGGCTATCATTGCCAAATGCCACGACTCAGATGCCATCGACCAAACTATCGAAGAGATAGGAGGCCCCCTGAAGAGTGGTAAATTGGCATCCGCTGATCAACGCATTCTTCACGCAGAAATGCTAGAAGCAATTCCTCTGTCTTGCCCAAATGCCCAGAAGATGACCACTCTTTTGGCTGTTGTCGCTGGCAAGGAAGGAAACGAGGTAGCGTTGGCCGCCGAAACGTTGACACTCTGTCGAGCCGTCAATGTCCTGATTGATGGCAATAGCGAAATCTCGCAGCCCGTCCTAGGCGCATTGCTCAAAGGATTAGCGGATAAAAAAGCGGCAATTCGAAAAATTTGGCTTCTTCGTGTAGGATCTATCCTTCGTGCTATGGATGGCTCGGATCCAAATGCCACACTATTCACGTTCACAGAGGCAGTCATTCCAAAATTCATTGATAACTTTCATGAAGTTGTTGCCAATCCCACGTTGGCTGCCCAGAGCGGCACTATCGTTGGAGCCTATATCCTCACTGCTATATACCCCGTCATTCGACGATGGTCTTCCGATTCAAAAACTGCACAAGATCTGCTGAAATTGTCAACGACAAGCCATGCACTAGCGTCTATACAATCTTTCCTCTTGAACTCAAAGATTTATAACAAGAttggcggcgaagaagactATCACTGGTTTCGCCTTGCGCTGGCTTCTGTTGCAACGGGATTGGATAGCAACACTCAGAGAGACATCGTTCTTGCGTGGGCAGAAGCCATGATATATATCGTTGCAGTCACTTCTGTGCCGTCGAATGTACGACAAGAAAGCGCCAGATCCCTTTCTAGCCTCTATGCTCAAAATCCCAGCATGATGGCAAATATTATCGCTGATGGCCTGTGGTCACTCTTGACTCATTCTATTAAAGCTGGGGATAAAGACTCCGCTGCGGAATCGCGAGATTTGGTTAGAGTTTTGAAGTCGATATGTATTAGCTCCAAGGAGTTGGAAACACTTGGAGGCAGCGTATCGCTAGAAAGATTGGAGCAGCAAGCTTGCTCTTTACTAATTCTATGCCGAACAGAGCTAATACCCCGAGCTAATTGGATAGACATGTGTCTTCGAATGGGCATCGACCCTGGAAATCTTGCCCAAAAATATGCGGATCCATTGCTTAAGGAGATAAGCGAACGCACTTCAGCGGACCAGAAG ATTGAAATTATTCGAACTGCAGCTTATAATGCAGCCGCCGAATTGGCCTTTGTTGCCCCAGACACTATCATTCCCCGTCTAATAGATCTTATAACCCATGACTTAGATCCAGAGCCTGTGAAGGCCATTGGGCCTGTTGATGCCGCGATTTTTAGAACCCAAGAAGGGGTCTGCTTCGTGGATGTCCTCAGtaaaaagggcaaagaagACATTCCAAATAAGAACACTAAAGATTACGATATCATGAAATGGGAGAAGGAGCTGAGAGCCCAActtgaggaaaagaaaggcccGCAACGGAAGCTGACCGCCGAGGAGACGTCTAAAGTAAATGCACAATTGAAGAAAGAGGCTCAAATACGAGCATCTGTTCAATCAATTGAAGCTAGACTCCTACGAGGCGTCGGTATTGTACACTCCCTTGCAGTTGGACCACCTACCGATGCGACACTCTGGCTTGGATCTGCTATCAAGTCACTTCTTGTAGTTATGGAAGCTGGTGCGAGCCTTATTATAGGCGATGCTGCCTCCAAGGTTTACATCGATTGCTCTGAAAAAGTGAGCTCTAGGCTTGGCCCAATTCGCCCTGCTATTGGAATCGCTACGCTTAGACTTCGAAATCTGTCGTTGCCAGCAATCTATGGAGACGAACCACTCGCCGATCTTGCAACAAGACTCTTGTATCGTCTTCGATTTGCTGGTGAGCAGCGACCTTTTGATGCGGTATCTTTAATATACATCTTTCCACTTCTCTTTTATGTTTTGCGAGAAGGGGGCGTTAGCGACGCTCTGGATGAGCGAGATACTCAAATCGTACTAGCTGTGGAGTTCATCTCCTTTCACAGCATTACCTTTGCTGATGAATCAATACCACGCGCAGAGCTTTTGGGCGTTCTCATTCATTCCATGAAAAGCCATGCTCAACACTACAAAATCATCAAGGATTGTTTTGCTGACGTCTGCCGATGCATTGCGCCAAATATCACTACCAATGAGATGTTGGTCCTTGCTCAGGGGGCGGTGATATCACAAGCTAGTGTCCGCACTGCTGTTTTGCAGTCAATCAGCGCGGACATTGATATGACTGAACTCGGTTACAATAATGAGATTTGGCTAGCGTGCCATGACGATATAGAAGAAAACCAAGAGCTTGGGAAGGAGATATGGGAAGAAAGCGGGTACCAGCTCAATGCCGAAGTCCCTAAGTTGATGGTTCCATTTTTAAGCAGCAAAGATGGACAACTCCGTCGGGCTGCGGCGCGCTCACTTGCGAAAGCGACGCAAATCTACAAAGAAACTCTAATGGCAGTCATTCCCGAATTAGAGTCCATCTATTTGGAAATGGCAAAGCCAAAAGTCCAGTTGCTTGATGAGTTTGGAAtgccaaagaagatggatCTATCTGACCCGTGGGAAGCGAGACAAGGCATAGCCACTGGTTTTAGAGAACTTGCTAGTGTCCTGGATCCAACCCAAGCGGGACAGTTACTCGACTTTTTGATCCAGTCTGGGCCTCTGGCAGACAAGAACGCCTCAGTTCGAACTGAGACTCTTGATGCTGCGATAAGGATCATCGAATTCCAGGGAAATAGCATAATTGACGAGCTGATGAAGAAGTTCGAGGCGACCCTGGAACAGCCTGACAAAAATAGCGACGAAGTGGATCGCGTCAACGAGGCTGTTGTTATTATGTATGGCGCTTTGGCTCGCCATCTAGATGCAGGTGACAAGAAAATCCCTGTTGTGATTGAGCGTCTTTTGGTAACACTGAGCACCCCATCTGAGATGGTCCAATATGCTATTGCTGAATGCCTACCTCCGCTTATTAAAGCCTATCCATCAAAACTGCCGGACTATGTGCAGCAATTGATGAATGAACTTCTGAATTCTAAGAAATACGCCACCCAACGAGGGGCTGCTTACGGCCTAGCAGGCTTAATCCTTGGAAGTGGTATATCTACTATCAAGGAATTTCGAATCATGTCAGACCTTAGAGGTGCTCTGGAAAACAAGAAGGACTCACATCAGAGAGAGGCAGCTCTGCTGGCGTTTGAGCTGCTATCCAGTATACTTGGCCGTCTTTTCGAGCCTTATGTTATTCAAATTGTGCCTCTGCTCCTTAGTGGATTTGGAGACGCAAACGCAGATGTCAGAGATGCTTGCTTGGCAGCCGCAAAGGCTTGTTTTGGGAAACTAAGCTCATACGGCGTTAAAAAGATCATGCCGACTCTCCTAGAGGGACTTGACGATCAGCAGTGGCGTAGCAAACGAGGGGCCTGTGACCTTCTCGGTGCAATGGCATACCTTGATCCTAATCAGCTCGCTACCAGTTTACCTGATATCATCCCCCCTCTAACGAGCGTGCTCAATGATAGTCACAAGGAAGTTAGAGCCGCCGCTAACAGAAGTTTGAAGAGATTCGGTGATGTCATCAACAACCCTGAAGTAAAGAGCTTGGTTGATGTTATCCTAAAAGCTCTTAGCGATCCAACTAAATATACCGACGAAGCGTTGGAATCATTGATCAAGGTTCAGTTTGTGCACTACCTTGACGCGCCTTCTCTAGCTTTGATCACTCGTATCTTGCAACGTGGTCTAGGAGATCGCTCAAATACAAAGCGCAAGGCAGCACAAGTAATTGGAAGTTTGGCTCACTTaacggaaaagaaagacattgTTATGCACCTCCCAGTCCTTGTCTCCGGGCTTAAGATTGCCGCCGTTGATCCAGTACCGACGACCCGTGCGACGGCATCCAGAGCCCTGGGCTCTTTGGTTGAGAAGTTAGGAGAGGATACGCTGCCCAATCTCATTCCCGAGCTAATGCAAACTTTGAAATCGGACACCGGTGCTGGCGACCGTCTTGGATCTGCGCAGGCATTGAGTGAAGTCCTAGCTGGCTTGGGTACAAGCAGACTCGAAGAAACGCTGCCGACAATCCTCCAAAACGTGGAGTCTTCCAAACCTGCTGTCCGTGAAGGTTTCATGTCTCTCTTTATATTCCTCCCTGTTTGTTTTGGCAATAGCTTTTCTGCATATTTGGGCCGAATTGTTCCCCCAATCCTTGCTGGCCTGGCTGACGATGTGGAGTCTATTCGCGAAACAGCTCTTCGCGCTGGGCGGCTGCTTGTCAAAAATTTTGCAATTCGGGCTGTAGACCTCCTTTTACCGGAATTGGAGCGAGGATTGGCGGATGACAGTTATAGAATTCGTCTCAGCTCTGTTGAGCTTGTTGGCGATCTTCTCTTCAACCTTACGGGAGTGAAGGCTGGTGCAGAGCcaggagaggaagatgatgacaatgCCAAGGAGGCAAGTGCATCTTTGAAAGAAGTTCTCGGAGAAGAGAAACGGGACAAGATCTTGTCTACTCTCTACATCTGTCGATGCGACACGGCTGGGGCAGTTCGTTCTGCTGCTATTTCAGTTTGGAAAGCCCTTGTTCACAGCCCTAGAACACTCAAAGAATTGGTACCAACTCTAACAAGGCTATTGATCCAACGCCTTGGCAGCTCTAACATGGAACATAAAGTCATTGCCAGTAACGCGCTTGGAGAACTAATTCGAAAAGCAGGCGATGGTGTTCTTGCTAGTCTCTTGCCCACCTTGGAAACAGGACTGCAGACTTCTACAGACACCGATGCCAAACAGGGCATATGTCTTGCCCTTCGCGAGCTTATTTCGTCTGCATCACCAGAGTCTCTGGAAGACCACGAAAAGACGCTCATTTCTGTTGTCCGTACTGCTCTCATAGACTCGGATGCAGATGTTAGAGAGGCAGCCGCAGAGGCGTTTGACTCCCTTCAGCAAATTTTCGGCAAACGGGCAGTTGACCAGGTTCTTCCGTTCCTACTCAACCTCCTTCGATCTGAGAATGAAGCAGAAAATGCCTTGTCAGCACTTCTAACGCTTTTGACTGACTCCACTCGGTCGAATATCATTTTACCTAACCTCATACCGACTCTAACGACCCCACCAATTTCAGCATTTGATGCAAaggctttggcttctttgtcTAAGGTTGCTGGCGCATCCATGAATCGCCGTCTACCTAACATTATCCAGTCGCTGATGGAGAATGAAATCAACTGTAGAGAAGACGGGTTGCGAGAGGAATTAGCAGCGTCATTCGACACGGTGATTCAGTCTATTGACGAATATGATGGCCTTAATACTGTCATGAatgttcttcttggcctaCTTAAGCATGAAGATCACCGACGGAGGGCTGCTACGGCTCAGCACATGGGAAATTTCTTCTCTGAGTCAAGCGTGGATTACTCTCGGTATAACCAGGACATTATTCGGTCGTTGCTGAATTCGTTTGATGACGGAGACCTGGACGTGGTCAAGACTGCTTGGAGTGCTCTCAGCGTGTTTACGAAGAAGctcaaaaaggaagaaatggAATCACTCGTTTTATCGACTCGACAGACGCTCCAGCGTACCGGAGTTGCAGGTGCTAACTTGCGAGGATTCGAACTTCCTAAGGGAATCAGTGCCGTTCTTCCAATCTTTCTTCAGGGTCTCATCAACGGCACTGTAGAGCAAAGAGTGCAAGCGGCTCTCGGTATTTCTGATATTGTTGACCGCACAAGCGAAGCATCGCTGAAACCATTTGTCACCCAAATCACAGGACCGCTGATCCGTGTGGTTTCTGAGCGTGCTACTGAAGTAAAATCGGCCATTTTACTCACGCTGAATGGCTTACTTGAGAAAATGCCAACAGCACTGAAGCCTTTCCTGCCTCAGCTTCAACGAACCTTTGCTAAGTCTTTAGCAGATACGTCTAGCGAAGTTTTGAGGACTAGAGCTGCAAAAGCCCTAGGAACTCTGATCAATTATACGCCCAGAATCGACCCTTTGATTACTGAGCTTGTGACGGGAGCAAAAACTACCGATCCGGGTGTCAGGACGGCAATGTTCAAAGCCTTGTATGAAGTGGTCAGCAGGGCTGGCGCAAACATGGGCGAAACCTCCAGATCAGCTGTACTGTCATTAATCGATGCGGATACTGATGAAAGAGATGAGGCCATGATAGTCACCAATGCAAAGCTTCTAGGCGCTTTGATTAAGAATGTATCTGAAGATGTCGCCATCAGCTTGCTCAGAAATAGGGTCATAACACCTCAGCTTACTAACTCCTCCGTCTTGGCTCTGAATTCAGTATTGGTTGAGTCGCCAGACATTTTATTGTCGAGCGGTTTAATTGATGAATTACCAGGGCTGCTCTGTGGTGGAATGGGTGATAAACGA ACTTATATCGCAGATAACTTCATCCTGGCAACTGGAAAATTTTTGCTTTCATCCCCTCCAAAATCATTTGATGACACCAAGCAGATATTCGATGCTTTGGCGCTCATCATCCAACCGGGCAATGCTACTGATTCACGGCGACTTGCTCTAGTGACCATTCGTACACTAAGCAGAAAGAATGCTGATTTAGTACGACCTCATGTGTCACTGTTGGCGCCGCCGATTTTCGCGAGTGTCAGGGACCCAGTAATACCTGTAAAGCTATCTGCTGAAGCAGCATTTGTTGAGTTGTTCAGTGTCGCAGACGAAGAGAGCCGAATATTTGATAAGTATTTGGGAGGGCCGGGTAATGATCTGCCTCCAAACACCAAGAGAAGCATGAGTGACTACTTCAAGCGAGTTGCCATGAGGCTAGGTGTCCAGGctagagagaggagagaagctgAGGGAGGACAAGGGAGCTTGGGGCTGTCGAATGATGAGCTCGAGGATGAGCGAGAAATATGGAGCGTGGGAAAAGTTGATTTTGATGGAGAGGCAGCTGTATAA